The following proteins are co-located in the Mesorhizobium australicum WSM2073 genome:
- a CDS encoding FitA-like ribbon-helix-helix domain-containing protein, with protein MSAVTIRNLPEETLRALKVRAAHHGRSTEAEMREILETAVRPANRVKLGSLLAAIGREAGLSQRDVDTLQQLRDKTPGEPVRFE; from the coding sequence ATGAGCGCCGTCACGATCCGCAATTTGCCAGAGGAGACGCTCCGCGCCTTGAAGGTGCGGGCTGCGCATCATGGCCGCAGCACTGAGGCCGAAATGCGTGAGATCCTGGAAACGGCCGTGCGGCCGGCCAATCGGGTCAAGCTCGGTTCGCTGCTCGCCGCCATCGGCCGCGAGGCCGGATTGTCGCAAAGGGATGTCGATACCTTGCAGCAGCTCCGCGACAAAACACCGGGCGAGCCGGTGCGGTTCGAATGA
- the ilvC gene encoding ketol-acid reductoisomerase, producing MRVYYDRDADLNLIKGKKVAIIGYGSQGRAHALNLKDSGAKEIAIGLKAGSATAKKVEADGLKVMSVADAAKWADLMMMATPDELQADIYKNEIAPNIRDGAAIAFAHGLNVHFGLIEPKSTVDVVMIAPKGPGHTVRGEYQKGGGVPCLVAVNQDASGNALDLALSYACGVGGGRSGIIETNFREECETDLFGEQVVLCGGLVELIRAGFETLVEAGYAPEMAYFECLHEVKLIVDLIYEGGIANMNYSISNTAEWGEYVSGPRIITAETKAEMKRVLKDIQTGKFTSEWMQEYRAGMSRFKGIRRNNDSHQIEEVGAKLRAMMPWISKNKLVDKAKN from the coding sequence ATGCGTGTCTATTACGATCGTGATGCCGATCTCAACCTGATCAAGGGCAAGAAGGTCGCCATCATCGGCTATGGCAGCCAGGGCAGGGCGCATGCGCTCAACCTCAAGGATTCCGGCGCCAAGGAGATCGCCATCGGTCTCAAGGCCGGCTCGGCGACCGCCAAGAAGGTCGAGGCCGACGGGCTCAAGGTGATGAGCGTCGCCGACGCCGCCAAATGGGCCGATCTGATGATGATGGCGACGCCCGACGAATTGCAGGCCGACATCTACAAGAACGAAATCGCGCCGAACATCCGCGACGGTGCCGCGATCGCCTTCGCGCACGGTCTCAACGTGCATTTCGGCCTCATCGAGCCGAAGTCGACCGTCGACGTCGTCATGATCGCGCCAAAGGGCCCGGGCCACACGGTGCGCGGCGAATACCAGAAGGGCGGCGGCGTGCCGTGCCTGGTCGCCGTCAACCAGGACGCCTCGGGCAACGCGCTCGATCTCGCGCTTTCCTACGCCTGCGGCGTTGGCGGCGGCCGTTCGGGCATCATCGAGACCAATTTCCGCGAGGAATGCGAGACCGACCTGTTCGGCGAGCAGGTCGTGCTGTGCGGCGGCCTGGTCGAACTGATCCGCGCCGGCTTCGAGACGCTGGTGGAAGCCGGCTATGCGCCGGAAATGGCCTATTTCGAGTGCCTTCACGAGGTCAAGCTGATCGTCGACCTGATCTATGAAGGCGGCATCGCCAACATGAACTACTCGATCTCGAACACCGCCGAGTGGGGCGAATATGTCTCGGGTCCGCGCATCATCACCGCCGAGACCAAGGCCGAGATGAAGCGCGTGCTGAAGGACATCCAGACGGGAAAGTTCACCTCGGAATGGATGCAGGAATACCGCGCCGGCATGTCCCGCTTCAAGGGCATCCGCCGCAACAACGACAGCCACCAGATCGAGGAAGTCGGCGCCAAGCTGCGCGCCATGATGCCGTGGATTTCCAAGAACAAGCTGGTCGACAAGGCCAAGAACTGA
- a CDS encoding ABC transporter permease — MIWETVRLSMRSIRRNVLRSFLTLLGIVIGVAAVIAMLTIGSGTTQKVKSDISKLGSNLLVVRAGRPAGPGGPGGLDQAVRPLAEKDLAALVAHLTGARAISPAAQKQVRVIFGTESLTSGVTGTDSAYLDARDWKLVSGRPFSDSETRSGTGVCLIGETVRQQFFGAGDPEGEIIRVNRTSCRIVGLLEPKGYTGFGQDQDNVVLMPLAAYQRRIAGNRDIDNIYIAADDRTPTTELQPRVEDILRDARRITPDRESDFAIRDMTQIADAMASATTTMTGMLGAVAGVSLLVGGIGIMNIMLVSVTERTREIGIRLAIGAHEKHILIQFLVEATVLSLLGGIIGILIGLALAGLASVTLTIPFAPSPAVILLAVGFSALIGMVFGFFPALRGARLDPIDALRHE; from the coding sequence ATGATCTGGGAAACCGTCCGCCTCTCGATGCGCTCGATCCGCCGCAACGTGCTACGCTCGTTTCTGACCTTGCTCGGCATCGTCATCGGCGTCGCCGCCGTGATTGCCATGCTGACCATCGGCTCCGGCACCACGCAAAAGGTCAAGTCCGACATTTCCAAGCTCGGCAGCAATCTGCTGGTCGTCCGAGCCGGGCGCCCGGCCGGCCCCGGCGGTCCCGGCGGGCTCGACCAGGCGGTGCGGCCGCTGGCGGAAAAGGATCTGGCGGCGCTGGTTGCGCATCTCACCGGCGCCCGCGCCATCTCGCCGGCCGCGCAGAAGCAGGTGCGCGTCATCTTCGGCACCGAGAGCCTGACCTCTGGCGTCACCGGCACCGACAGCGCCTATCTCGACGCACGCGACTGGAAACTGGTGTCCGGCCGCCCGTTCAGCGATTCCGAAACCCGCTCCGGCACCGGTGTGTGCCTGATCGGCGAGACGGTGCGCCAGCAATTCTTCGGCGCAGGCGATCCCGAGGGCGAGATCATCCGCGTCAACCGCACCTCCTGCAGGATCGTCGGGCTGCTCGAGCCGAAAGGCTACACCGGCTTCGGCCAAGACCAGGACAATGTCGTGCTGATGCCCCTCGCCGCCTATCAGCGCCGCATCGCCGGCAATCGCGACATCGACAACATCTACATCGCCGCCGACGACCGCACGCCGACCACCGAATTGCAGCCGCGCGTCGAGGACATCTTGCGCGATGCGCGCCGCATCACGCCCGACCGCGAGAGCGATTTCGCCATCCGCGACATGACCCAGATCGCCGACGCCATGGCCAGCGCCACCACGACGATGACCGGCATGCTGGGCGCGGTCGCCGGTGTCAGCCTGCTGGTCGGCGGCATCGGCATCATGAACATCATGCTGGTGTCGGTCACCGAACGCACGCGCGAGATCGGCATCAGGCTCGCCATCGGCGCGCATGAAAAGCACATCCTCATCCAGTTCCTGGTCGAGGCGACCGTGCTGTCGCTGCTTGGCGGCATCATCGGCATCCTGATTGGGCTGGCGCTGGCCGGCCTCGCCTCGGTGACGCTGACCATACCTTTCGCGCCTAGCCCGGCCGTCATTCTGCTTGCCGTCGGCTTCTCCGCGCTGATCGGCATGGTGTTCGGCTTCTTCCCGGCGCTGCGCGGCGCCAGGCTCGATCCGATCGACGCCTTGCGTCACGAGTAA
- a CDS encoding endonuclease/exonuclease/phosphatase family protein, which translates to MSLRLATFNVENLMNRFDFSGFRNQLNEDRTLALFDIQSEAEYKMLEQARAIAQSDDTRQLTALAIAAARADIICMQEVDNIEALKAFEYGYLFKMVGQGYRQKYTTSGNDSRGIDVAVMMRNETAQGQPIEFVRMTSHAYVTYEQFGLHTPELAALGNQPNERIFRRDCLEVDIKVGGAPMTLYLVHFKSMGSPRNGLDGREATMPVRIAEAQAVRRIIEERFGAEHAADKRWAICGDMNDYRQRVKIAGDEVDGYRFEVVDENLSCINVLTAGGFCENVVERRPEMNRWTFYHTRGPQERHLCQLDYILLSKGLAAKNATAVPDIIRNGQPWRTIFPAGQEVERFPRAGWDRPKASDHCPVAITLDMA; encoded by the coding sequence ATGTCGCTGCGCCTTGCCACCTTCAATGTCGAGAACCTGATGAACAGGTTCGATTTTTCCGGCTTTCGCAACCAGCTCAATGAGGATCGCACGTTGGCGCTCTTCGATATCCAGAGCGAGGCCGAATACAAGATGCTGGAACAGGCGCGCGCCATCGCGCAATCCGACGACACGCGCCAGCTGACGGCGTTGGCGATTGCCGCCGCCCGTGCCGACATCATCTGCATGCAGGAGGTCGACAACATCGAGGCCTTGAAGGCCTTCGAGTACGGCTATCTGTTCAAGATGGTGGGGCAGGGCTACCGCCAGAAATACACCACGTCGGGCAATGATTCGCGCGGCATCGATGTCGCGGTGATGATGCGCAACGAGACCGCGCAGGGACAGCCGATCGAATTCGTGCGCATGACCAGCCACGCCTATGTCACCTACGAGCAGTTCGGGTTGCATACGCCCGAGCTGGCGGCCCTCGGCAACCAGCCCAATGAACGCATCTTCCGGCGCGACTGCCTGGAGGTCGACATCAAGGTGGGCGGCGCGCCGATGACGCTCTATCTCGTGCACTTCAAGTCCATGGGCTCTCCCCGCAACGGGCTCGACGGACGCGAGGCGACGATGCCGGTGCGCATCGCGGAGGCGCAAGCCGTGCGGCGCATCATCGAGGAGCGTTTCGGGGCGGAGCACGCGGCCGACAAGCGCTGGGCGATCTGCGGCGACATGAACGATTACCGCCAGCGGGTGAAGATCGCCGGCGATGAGGTCGACGGCTACCGTTTCGAGGTGGTCGACGAGAACCTGTCCTGCATCAATGTGCTGACGGCGGGCGGCTTCTGTGAAAATGTGGTCGAGCGGCGGCCGGAAATGAACCGCTGGACCTTCTATCACACACGCGGGCCGCAAGAGCGGCATCTGTGCCAGCTCGACTATATCCTGCTGTCGAAGGGGCTGGCGGCGAAGAACGCCACCGCAGTTCCCGACATCATCCGCAATGGCCAGCCCTGGCGCACGATCTTTCCCGCGGGCCAGGAAGTCGAGCGCTTCCCGCGCGCCGGCTGGGACCGGCCAAAGGCCTCGGACCATTGCCCGGTGGCGATCACGCTGGACATGGCCTGA
- a CDS encoding BA14K family protein, producing MNALFSSTVKSGLIALGIVSGITAPSAAAPILQPDVSIPASTAAPTVIPVREGWAGGNNGGDWRWRRSSNWNGRHWNGGGNWSGRHWNGGGNWNRGDNWRWRHGRHHYRGGRYYDDGAAAVLGLGLGLGLGSMYNNYNNYDYYAPAPRRYYRAGRLSNAHVQWCYNRYRSYRAYDNTFQPYNGPRQQCWSPYS from the coding sequence ATGAACGCGCTCTTTTCTTCCACTGTCAAATCCGGGCTGATAGCGCTCGGTATTGTCTCCGGCATCACGGCGCCATCCGCTGCCGCGCCGATTCTGCAGCCGGATGTGTCGATCCCGGCCAGCACCGCCGCGCCGACGGTCATCCCGGTCCGCGAGGGCTGGGCTGGCGGCAACAACGGCGGCGATTGGAGATGGCGCCGGTCAAGCAATTGGAACGGCCGCCATTGGAATGGCGGAGGCAACTGGAGCGGCCGCCACTGGAACGGTGGTGGCAACTGGAACCGCGGCGACAACTGGCGCTGGCGCCATGGCCGCCATCATTATCGTGGCGGACGCTACTACGATGATGGCGCTGCGGCGGTCCTCGGTCTCGGCCTGGGGCTCGGCCTCGGCAGCATGTACAACAACTACAACAACTACGATTACTATGCGCCGGCGCCGCGCCGCTATTATCGCGCCGGCCGGCTGTCGAACGCGCATGTGCAATGGTGCTACAACCGCTACCGCTCGTATCGCGCCTACGACAACACGTTCCAACCCTATAACGGCCCGCGCCAGCAGTGCTGGTCGCCCTATAGCTGA
- a CDS encoding FAD-dependent oxidoreductase, which translates to MSRPVRLGGSGISYGIAIAGAGPAGLAAALYLKRAGHRVTIFERFEEPRPVGSGLILQPTGLTVLADLGLLDDIMALGSRIDRLHGVDASSGRTVLDVRYDAQRGNRFGLAVHRAALFGVLFRAARREAIPIETGVEIEALETGERATLIRGNGRREGPFDLIVDASGARSKLRRCAGSAEAPRPLTYGAFWASLGWRGEGFDEHALLQRYDKASVMIGVLPIGRPEPGAERMAAFFWSLKPADADAVRASGLDTWKERVVRLWPRAEAFTSQIDSFDQLSLARYGHHTMKFPVGRRLAVIGDAAHSTSPQLGQGANMALLDAAALSYALARTDGVETALEAYARARRRHVRVFQALSLAFTPFYQSDSVALPFIRDRLVATIAKIPPAPRLLASMVAGTVTDPFRRAGLAEALWPDRLAE; encoded by the coding sequence TTGTCCCGGCCAGTTCGGCTTGGGGGCAGCGGCATTTCCTACGGTATCGCAATCGCCGGCGCTGGTCCGGCCGGGCTCGCCGCGGCGCTCTATCTCAAGCGCGCCGGCCACCGCGTAACCATCTTCGAGCGCTTCGAGGAACCGAGGCCGGTCGGCTCCGGGCTGATCCTGCAGCCGACTGGGCTGACGGTGCTCGCCGATCTCGGCCTGCTCGACGACATCATGGCGCTGGGCAGCAGGATCGACCGGCTGCATGGCGTCGATGCGTCGAGCGGCCGCACCGTGCTCGATGTCCGCTACGATGCCCAGCGCGGCAACCGTTTCGGCCTGGCGGTACACAGGGCCGCCCTGTTCGGCGTACTCTTTCGCGCTGCCCGGCGCGAGGCGATCCCCATTGAGACCGGCGTCGAAATCGAGGCCCTGGAGACCGGCGAGCGGGCGACGCTGATCCGGGGCAACGGCCGAAGGGAAGGGCCGTTCGATCTAATTGTCGACGCCAGCGGCGCGCGCTCGAAGCTGCGGCGGTGCGCCGGTAGTGCCGAAGCGCCACGGCCACTCACCTATGGCGCGTTCTGGGCATCGCTCGGCTGGCGCGGCGAGGGCTTTGACGAGCACGCGCTTCTGCAGCGCTACGACAAGGCCAGCGTGATGATCGGCGTGCTGCCGATCGGGCGGCCCGAGCCGGGCGCCGAAAGGATGGCGGCCTTCTTCTGGAGCCTGAAGCCGGCCGATGCCGACGCGGTGCGTGCCAGCGGTCTCGACACCTGGAAGGAGCGGGTGGTGCGGCTGTGGCCACGGGCCGAGGCGTTCACCAGCCAGATCGACAGTTTCGACCAGCTTTCGCTGGCCCGCTACGGCCATCACACAATGAAGTTTCCGGTTGGCCGGCGGCTGGCCGTGATCGGCGATGCCGCCCATTCGACCAGCCCGCAGCTTGGCCAGGGCGCCAACATGGCGCTGCTCGACGCCGCGGCACTTAGCTATGCGCTGGCGCGAACGGACGGCGTGGAGACAGCGCTGGAAGCCTATGCGCGAGCGCGGCGCCGGCATGTCAGGGTCTTTCAGGCACTGTCGCTGGCATTCACGCCCTTCTACCAGTCGGATTCGGTGGCACTGCCCTTCATCCGCGACAGGCTGGTGGCGACGATCGCCAAGATCCCGCCGGCGCCGCGGTTGCTGGCCTCCATGGTCGCCGGCACGGTGACCGATCCGTTCAGGCGGGCTGGGCTTGCCGAAGCGCTATGGCCGGATCGCCTTGCCGAATGA
- a CDS encoding MarR family winged helix-turn-helix transcriptional regulator produces MTEKDKPSPEAIKAWARLMRVSRQLLERAEDALKEGGLPPLAWYDVLHELAEAGEGGLRPFQLIERTLFAQYNISRLLARLEADGLVEKLPVADDGRGHHIRITPKGRETRRRMWTIYGRSIEELVGAKLSSDELSTVSALLGRLRHPPTAD; encoded by the coding sequence ATGACCGAAAAAGACAAGCCTTCGCCTGAAGCCATCAAGGCCTGGGCCCGCCTGATGCGGGTTTCGCGCCAACTGCTGGAACGGGCCGAAGACGCGCTGAAGGAGGGCGGCCTGCCGCCGCTCGCCTGGTACGATGTGCTGCACGAGCTTGCCGAGGCGGGCGAGGGCGGCTTGCGGCCGTTTCAACTGATCGAACGCACCCTGTTCGCGCAGTACAACATCTCGCGGCTATTGGCTCGGCTCGAGGCCGACGGGCTGGTCGAGAAACTGCCGGTGGCCGACGACGGCCGTGGCCATCACATCCGCATCACGCCCAAGGGACGGGAGACGCGCCGCCGCATGTGGACGATCTATGGCAGGTCGATCGAGGAGTTGGTTGGCGCGAAGCTGTCGTCGGATGAGCTGAGCACGGTCTCGGCACTGCTGGGCCGCCTGCGTCATCCGCCTACCGCGGACTGA
- a CDS encoding glutathione S-transferase family protein: MKPADTLVLVSHPLCPYVQRAAISLAEKGAPFERIDIDLADKPDWFKAISPLGKVPLLRVRQNGDETIIFESAVILEFLEETQANPLHPADPYARARHRAWIEYGSAILNTIGRFYSAPSEAGFLAEASALSAMFDRVEAELPGAVRSGPWFAGSRFSLVDAVYGPVFRYLDAFDRIGDFGILDGKPLVQAWRSASSDRPSIRQAVAPDYPQRLHAFLRAKGSFLSSLIRQGDPAIALRQAQPA, encoded by the coding sequence ATGAAACCCGCCGACACCCTTGTTCTCGTCAGCCATCCGCTCTGCCCCTATGTCCAGCGCGCCGCGATTTCGCTGGCCGAGAAAGGCGCGCCGTTCGAGCGGATCGACATCGACCTTGCCGACAAACCGGACTGGTTCAAGGCCATCTCGCCGCTCGGCAAGGTGCCATTGCTGCGCGTACGGCAAAATGGCGACGAGACGATAATCTTCGAATCCGCGGTCATCCTCGAATTCCTCGAGGAAACGCAGGCCAATCCCCTCCACCCCGCCGACCCCTATGCACGCGCCCGGCACCGTGCCTGGATCGAGTATGGCTCAGCCATCCTCAACACCATCGGCCGGTTCTATTCAGCGCCGAGCGAGGCCGGCTTCCTCGCCGAAGCCAGCGCACTGTCGGCGATGTTCGACCGTGTTGAGGCTGAACTGCCGGGCGCCGTGCGGAGCGGGCCATGGTTCGCTGGCAGTCGCTTTTCCCTCGTCGATGCCGTTTACGGTCCGGTCTTCCGCTACCTCGACGCCTTCGATCGGATCGGCGATTTCGGTATTCTTGACGGCAAGCCGCTTGTCCAGGCTTGGCGCAGTGCGTCGAGTGACCGTCCGTCGATCAGGCAGGCCGTGGCGCCGGACTATCCGCAGCGCCTGCATGCCTTCCTGCGGGCGAAGGGATCATTTCTATCGAGCCTCATTCGGCAAGGCGATCCGGCCATAGCGCTTCGGCAAGCCCAGCCCGCCTGA
- a CDS encoding type II toxin-antitoxin system VapC family toxin, with amino-acid sequence MILIDTSVMSEPWRPAPDPRVIAWIDAQAVETLYLSAVTVAELRFGIAAMPSGKRRTILHDRLEQDALPLFADRILPFDLDASRAYANLMVQARAAGKAIGNADGYIAATAAVHGLTVATRDTGPFAAAGLNTVNPWESAS; translated from the coding sequence ATGATCCTCATCGACACCAGCGTCATGTCTGAGCCATGGAGACCTGCACCCGATCCTCGCGTCATCGCGTGGATCGACGCCCAGGCCGTCGAAACCCTATATCTTTCGGCCGTCACCGTGGCTGAGTTGCGTTTCGGGATCGCGGCCATGCCTTCCGGCAAGCGCCGCACGATCCTGCATGATCGTCTTGAGCAGGACGCGTTGCCGCTGTTCGCTGACCGCATTCTGCCGTTCGACCTCGACGCGTCGCGCGCCTATGCTAACCTCATGGTGCAGGCGAGAGCCGCAGGCAAGGCGATCGGCAACGCCGACGGCTATATCGCGGCCACGGCCGCGGTACACGGCCTCACGGTCGCCACCCGTGACACCGGTCCATTCGCGGCCGCCGGTTTGAACACCGTCAATCCGTGGGAAAGCGCGTCGTAG
- a CDS encoding winged helix-turn-helix transcriptional regulator codes for MDSRTVNLKSKLEVYKAMTDGGNIADCPVRDVIQGLNGKWSSLLTAALAEQPYRFGELRRLVPDISQRMLTQTLYDLQRDGYVRREVFPTKPPSVEYSLTDLGRSMFDALQYLLQWAENNHDAVRGARTAFDSTQA; via the coding sequence ATGGACAGCCGGACCGTCAATCTGAAATCCAAACTCGAAGTCTACAAAGCGATGACCGACGGCGGAAACATTGCCGATTGCCCGGTCCGCGACGTCATCCAGGGCCTCAATGGCAAATGGAGTTCGCTGCTGACGGCGGCGCTGGCCGAGCAGCCTTATCGCTTCGGCGAGCTGCGGCGGCTGGTTCCCGATATCTCGCAGCGCATGTTGACCCAGACGCTCTACGATCTGCAGCGCGACGGCTATGTGCGCCGCGAGGTGTTTCCGACCAAGCCGCCCAGTGTCGAATACAGCCTGACCGACCTTGGGCGATCGATGTTCGACGCTTTGCAGTATCTGCTGCAGTGGGCCGAAAACAACCATGACGCAGTGCGCGGCGCGCGGACTGCCTTCGATTCGACGCAGGCTTGA
- a CDS encoding SDR family oxidoreductase, whose translation MGGELVLVTGGSGFLGAHCILALLKAGYRVRTTVRAARREADVIAMLKAGGGEPGDRLSFAIADLMSDAGWPDAVAGCDYVLHVASPFPPGVPKHQDDLIIPAREGALRVLRAARDADVKRVVLTSSFAAIGYGKMPPGGRSFTEESWTDPTAKVSAYVKSKTLAERAAWDFIAAEGGKLELAVVNPVGIFGPVLGSDHSTSTEFVQRMMNGAMPGLPHLSFGVVDARDVADLHVRAMTNPAASGERFLAVAGDFMTVREIAQTVKTRLGAAASRVTTRELPDWLVRVVGLFNAEAAQLVTELGKVKNATNAKAVRMLGWAPRSREDALAATAESLVRLGLVKTPK comes from the coding sequence ATGGGCGGCGAATTGGTGCTTGTCACCGGCGGATCGGGTTTCCTCGGCGCGCACTGTATTCTTGCCCTGTTGAAGGCGGGCTATCGCGTGCGCACGACGGTGCGCGCCGCCAGGCGCGAAGCCGACGTTATCGCCATGCTCAAGGCCGGCGGCGGCGAGCCGGGCGACAGGCTTTCCTTTGCCATCGCCGACCTCATGAGCGATGCCGGCTGGCCCGACGCTGTCGCCGGCTGCGACTATGTCCTGCATGTCGCGTCACCATTTCCGCCCGGCGTGCCGAAGCATCAGGACGACCTGATCATCCCGGCTCGCGAAGGCGCGTTGCGCGTGCTCAGGGCGGCGCGAGACGCTGACGTCAAACGCGTCGTGCTGACCTCGTCCTTCGCCGCCATCGGCTATGGCAAGATGCCACCCGGCGGTCGGTCTTTCACCGAGGAGAGCTGGACCGATCCGACAGCCAAGGTCAGCGCCTATGTGAAATCGAAGACGCTCGCTGAGCGCGCGGCCTGGGATTTCATCGCCGCCGAGGGTGGCAAGCTGGAGTTGGCCGTCGTCAATCCGGTCGGCATTTTCGGACCAGTGCTCGGGTCCGACCATTCGACCTCCACCGAATTTGTTCAGCGCATGATGAACGGTGCGATGCCTGGGTTGCCGCACCTGTCGTTCGGCGTGGTCGACGCGCGCGACGTGGCGGACCTGCATGTGCGCGCAATGACCAATCCCGCCGCCAGTGGCGAGCGCTTCCTGGCCGTTGCCGGCGATTTCATGACCGTGCGGGAGATCGCCCAGACGGTGAAAACGCGGCTCGGCGCGGCCGCCTCGCGGGTCACGACGCGGGAGCTTCCCGATTGGTTGGTGCGGGTGGTGGGACTGTTCAACGCGGAAGCCGCGCAACTCGTGACGGAACTCGGCAAGGTCAAGAACGCCACCAACGCCAAGGCGGTGCGCATGCTCGGCTGGGCGCCACGCTCGCGCGAGGACGCGCTGGCCGCCACCGCCGAAAGCCTGGTCCGGCTCGGGCTGGTCAAGACCCCGAAATAG
- a CDS encoding TetR/AcrR family transcriptional regulator: MLHSVPDIDNSEALTERQQAVLDAALRLLVEEGDHLTMTAVARRASCSKETLYKWFGDRDGLLTATVQWQASKVRVASVGGKGLDLASLTASLERFGSDWLKVISSDTSIALNRVAVGHAGSGKDNLGAVVLENGRFALAKRLKPVLEAGRQAGLLEFGDAEMAFRTFFGLVGRDVQIRLLLGDRLELTEATIGGDAVRATQQFLALFGAKTGPQGL, translated from the coding sequence GTGTTGCACAGCGTACCCGACATCGACAACAGCGAGGCGCTGACGGAGCGGCAGCAGGCCGTCCTGGACGCGGCTTTGCGGCTGCTGGTCGAGGAGGGCGATCACCTGACCATGACCGCCGTGGCGCGTCGCGCGAGCTGCTCGAAGGAAACACTCTACAAATGGTTCGGCGATCGCGACGGGCTCTTGACGGCGACCGTGCAGTGGCAGGCCTCGAAAGTGCGGGTGGCTTCGGTCGGCGGCAAGGGGCTTGATCTTGCCTCGCTCACGGCGAGCCTGGAGCGCTTTGGCTCCGACTGGTTGAAGGTGATCTCCAGCGATACGTCGATCGCCCTCAATAGGGTGGCGGTCGGCCATGCCGGTTCGGGGAAGGACAATCTCGGCGCCGTCGTGCTGGAGAATGGGCGCTTTGCGCTGGCCAAGCGGCTGAAGCCCGTGCTGGAAGCCGGCCGGCAGGCCGGGCTCCTTGAATTCGGGGATGCCGAGATGGCCTTCCGTACCTTTTTCGGGCTGGTTGGCCGGGACGTGCAGATCCGCCTGCTGCTCGGCGACCGGCTGGAATTGACTGAAGCGACGATCGGCGGCGATGCCGTCCGCGCGACGCAGCAGTTTCTCGCTCTTTTCGGAGCAAAAACCGGGCCGCAAGGCCTCTGA
- a CDS encoding SDR family oxidoreductase, with amino-acid sequence MTAILLVTGASGQLGRSVINHLLDTFEVPAARIIATTRTPANLADLSARGVTVRGADFDDRASLAQAFAGADRALIISTNELAIQGRREQQLAAVAAARQAGVGHLLYTSLPNTEPGSAVLFAPDHYDTEQAIKASGIPYTIFRNGWYDENLFMAMPQILASGQWYTSAADGAISYGARDDLAAAIAAGLASDNTESTTYTLTGPKAYTSAEVAVLVTEVTGKPIQVVQLSDEALTEGMKAAGLPEPIARLLVSFDAATRAGDLGMVTDSVETLSGRKSVPLKRFLEANKAALAG; translated from the coding sequence ATGACCGCAATTCTTCTCGTCACCGGCGCGTCCGGCCAGCTCGGCCGCAGCGTCATCAACCATCTGCTGGACACGTTCGAGGTGCCGGCGGCCCGGATCATCGCCACGACCCGCACGCCCGCCAATCTTGCCGACCTGTCGGCGCGCGGCGTCACCGTTCGCGGGGCCGATTTCGACGATCGGGCCTCGCTTGCCCAAGCCTTCGCGGGCGCCGACCGGGCGCTCATCATTTCGACCAACGAGCTGGCGATCCAGGGACGGCGCGAGCAGCAGCTTGCCGCCGTCGCGGCGGCCAGGCAGGCTGGCGTTGGCCACCTGCTTTACACCTCGTTGCCCAACACCGAACCCGGTTCCGCCGTGCTCTTTGCCCCCGATCATTACGACACCGAACAGGCGATCAAGGCCAGCGGCATTCCCTACACGATCTTCCGCAACGGCTGGTACGACGAGAACCTGTTCATGGCGATGCCGCAAATCCTCGCATCGGGCCAATGGTATACGTCGGCGGCCGACGGCGCCATTTCCTACGGCGCGCGTGACGACCTCGCCGCGGCGATAGCCGCGGGGCTGGCTTCGGATAACACCGAAAGCACGACTTACACGCTGACTGGCCCCAAGGCCTATACATCAGCCGAAGTCGCCGTGCTCGTCACCGAAGTCACAGGCAAGCCGATCCAGGTCGTCCAGCTCTCCGATGAAGCGCTGACCGAAGGCATGAAGGCAGCCGGGCTTCCCGAGCCGATTGCCAGGCTCCTGGTGTCCTTCGACGCCGCCACGCGCGCCGGCGACCTTGGCATGGTAACGGACTCGGTTGAGACACTTTCCGGTCGGAAATCGGTACCGCTGAAGCGGTTCCTCGAGGCCAACAAGGCCGCACTGGCGGGTTGA